ATACGGTTGGCGTAATCAAAGGCGCCGATTTCCTCTATCAGATGCAGGCCGACAACCCGCCCAAACTTTATGGCAAGGTTGCAGTCATAGGCGGAGGGAATACTGCGATAGACGCTGCCCGTACTGCACTTAGAATGGGTGCCGACAAAGTTACCCTTGTTTACAGGAGAACTCAGAAGGAAATGCCTGCCCACGATATGGAAATAGATGCTGCCCTGGAAGAGGGAGTGGAATTGATTATTCTCTCTGCGCCTACAGGTATTGTTACAAAGGACGGTCGCCTGGATGCCTTAACCTGTATCCGTATGGAGCTTGGCGAACCCGATGCCTCAGGTAGGAGAAGCCCTGTTCCTATGAAAGGTTCCGAATATGATCTGAAGTGCGACTTCGTAATTTCTGCTATCGGCCAGGATATAGATCTCGGGTCCATGACTGCTGACGGCGGGCTTAAAGCTACAAGACAGAATGCAATTGTGGCCGGTAAGGAAAGTTTTGAAACATCCATTCCGGGTGTATTTGCAGGAGGCGATGCCATTACAGGTCCTGCAGTGGCGATTGATGCCATTGCTCACGGAAGGATGGCAGCTGAATCGATAGATGATTTTCTACAGACCGGCAAGACGAAACCAAGACAAAAAGAATTTTTAAGCAAGAAAGACAGTTTTGGTGAGATTGCTGAAAGTGAATTTCTACCTATGGCAAAAATAGAAAAAGAGAAAATGCCCGAGCTTCCTGTTATGGAACGGATTCAAAGCCTCGCAGAGGTTGAGACAGGTTTTACCGAGGAACAGGTGCTAAATGAGACCTCCCGTTGTCTGGAATGCGGCTGCTCTGCATATTTCGATTGTGCATTGAGAAAGTATGCTACAGACTTCGGCGTAGATCTGACAAAGTTCCTGGGTGACGTGAGGAGGCTCAAGATCGATAAGTCCCATCCGTTTATCTCCCTTGATCCGAACAAATGTATTTCCTGCGGCCGTTGTGTGCGTACCTGCTCCGAGATAGTAAAAGTCTCAGCCCTTGGATTTGTGTACAGGGGCTTCAAATCTGTGGTCAAGCCATCGATGGAGAAAAGACTTCTGCAAACAAGTTGCATCTCCTGCGGGAACTGCATCGCTGCCTGTCCTACCGGGGCTATTACAGAGAAACTGCCTTTTCGTAAACCAGGCCCCTGGGACTCGCGGAGTGTTGAATCTATCTGCAGCTTCTGCTCTTTAGGCTGTAACCTGAGCTACAAGGTATTCTATGATCACTGCTTCACAGTTGCAAATGTAGACGAGACTTCCCACAATAAAGGGTATCTGTGCTCAAAGGGACGGTTCGGATACAGATATATGATGGATAAAGACCGGCTCCTCACACCTATTATAAAAAAGAAGGGCGGACACCGGAATGCCACCTGGGACGAAGCTATCGACTATGCAGCACAGAGGCTGAATGCTATTATCAAGACTTACGGTCCTGAGTCGGTTGCTGTTTTCGGGTCTCCGAGGATGACCAATGAAGAGCTTTATCTGCTCCAGAAGTTTGTCCGTGCAGGACTTAAAACGAATAACATTGGAAGTTTCACCAACCTGTTAAACGGTGTAGAACAGGACAGCCTTGACGATATGTTCGGGGCAACCGTCTCTACAACTACTATGGACGATTTACACAAGGCCAATGTTGTTCTGGTTATCAATGCGGATATATCAGAAGAAAACCTTCTTGCAGAGCTGAAAGCCAAAAGTGCACAAAAGAGAGGCTCATATCTGGTGACCGTAAATTCCTCTGAAACGGCGCTGAACAAGTTCGCTGATTTGTGGATTAATTCAAAGCGTGGAACAAACACCGCGCTGATAAACATGATCTGCAAGGCACTTATTGAAAGAGGGCTGGGAGATATTGATTTTATTGAAAGCCGTACAGAGGGATTCGAAGAACTCAAGACGTCGGTTTCCAACCTCGATATGGGTGAAGTTTCAGAAACCACTGGAGTGGAAGATGAGAAGATTGTGCAATTGTGCAACCTGCTGGCATCACCGGATAATAATGTAATTGTCATGTACAACATCGACTCTTTGTGGGAAAAATCCCGTGACGATCTGAAAGCAATCGGGAACCTTATGATGCTTACCGGAAGAATCGGAAAGCCTGGAAATGGTATTGTCATTCTGAGAGATTATGCAAACTCTCAGGGCCTTCTTGATATGGGCGTTGACACACAATATCTGCCTGGGAATATCCACTTCCGGGACACTGCCCGCATCAAGAAGCTCGGCACCAAATGGGGTATGGACCTGAAGTCCGTCTTCAAACCTGTGGACATTAAAGCAGACATGGAAAACGACAAAATAAAGGCGCTTATTATATTTGGGGAAGACCCCCTGAACGAACCATCCAATCTCAGATTCACAGGCAACGCCGAATTCCTGCTTGTTGTCGATAATTTCATTACCGCAACAGCAATGGAGGCAGATGTGGTGCTTCCGGCATCAGTGCCTGTTGAGACGTCCGGTTCATATACAGCGTGCGACAGGATGGTGCAGAAGTTTACCAAGGTCTTTGAACCGAAAACCGGCATGGAGAACTGGCAGATTATATGCAAACTGGCCGAGAAATTGAATATTCCTCTAACCTTCGGTTCTGTGGATGATATTACAGAGCAGATTAAAGAGGCCAACCCTGCCTACCAAAATGTAGCTCCCGGCACATCCTGGGGAAAGATATTGTTCGAGAAGAAGTTTATGACAGGAAACGGCAAGGGGAAGTTCAGCGCTGCCTCGATTGAAGCACTCCCTGTCAATCTTGAGAAAAAGCAATATCTGTTTGCGGAAAACTACTTTAACATGAAAATAAAGAGCAAGCTTGCAGAGTAAAGATGCCCCTCCGATGTCCACCGAATCGCCTATCCCTTTCTAAAGAGTGTGAAAGGAGGATTCGGTGGGCTGTGTCGGCAAATGTATTTTAGCGCATGTTATGGTATAATACATTGTTTTAAATAAAGAAGCTAAAAAGAGGAACTTCATGAAGCCTTACCGGAATCTCCAAAACGTTGAGAGTGATTTGAAGAAAAGGGTTCAGGAACTTGAATGTTTATACAACATAGGCCCTGAGATAAGGTCTGACGGTGATCTTGCACAAAATATGACAATGACCGCTATCCATCTGGTCCAGGGTTTGCAGTTCCCTGAGATTGCCTCTGCCGCGATCTGGCTTGACGGAGCCGAATACTCGGCATCGCCAGGCCCGAAAGAAGAGGCCGCAGTGTCGCTGGCCGCTGATATTCTCGT
The nucleotide sequence above comes from Pseudomonadota bacterium. Encoded proteins:
- a CDS encoding NAD(P)-binding protein, which translates into the protein MTQKLNITINDKEYTANPGQMILEVVREHKIDDIPTLCYDPKLPPYGSCYLCVVEVKGLEKLVPSCSSPVSNGMAVYTNNDRIRESRKTALELLLSNHYADCLGPCTQTCPAGVDIQGYIALMALGKYKEAVKLIKEKNPLPLVCGRVCVRECEAACRRNRVDDRVGIDYLKRYAADIDIEDPWNPEVPPRNGKKVAIIGGGPAGLTCAYFLTLKGYSPTIFERSQHLGGMLRYGIPEYRLPKKMLDREIQWITNLGVEVKTNAVFGNGINFDSLKKMGFDAVFVAIGAQKAKKMGVEGEEDTVGVIKGADFLYQMQADNPPKLYGKVAVIGGGNTAIDAARTALRMGADKVTLVYRRTQKEMPAHDMEIDAALEEGVELIILSAPTGIVTKDGRLDALTCIRMELGEPDASGRRSPVPMKGSEYDLKCDFVISAIGQDIDLGSMTADGGLKATRQNAIVAGKESFETSIPGVFAGGDAITGPAVAIDAIAHGRMAAESIDDFLQTGKTKPRQKEFLSKKDSFGEIAESEFLPMAKIEKEKMPELPVMERIQSLAEVETGFTEEQVLNETSRCLECGCSAYFDCALRKYATDFGVDLTKFLGDVRRLKIDKSHPFISLDPNKCISCGRCVRTCSEIVKVSALGFVYRGFKSVVKPSMEKRLLQTSCISCGNCIAACPTGAITEKLPFRKPGPWDSRSVESICSFCSLGCNLSYKVFYDHCFTVANVDETSHNKGYLCSKGRFGYRYMMDKDRLLTPIIKKKGGHRNATWDEAIDYAAQRLNAIIKTYGPESVAVFGSPRMTNEELYLLQKFVRAGLKTNNIGSFTNLLNGVEQDSLDDMFGATVSTTTMDDLHKANVVLVINADISEENLLAELKAKSAQKRGSYLVTVNSSETALNKFADLWINSKRGTNTALINMICKALIERGLGDIDFIESRTEGFEELKTSVSNLDMGEVSETTGVEDEKIVQLCNLLASPDNNVIVMYNIDSLWEKSRDDLKAIGNLMMLTGRIGKPGNGIVILRDYANSQGLLDMGVDTQYLPGNIHFRDTARIKKLGTKWGMDLKSVFKPVDIKADMENDKIKALIIFGEDPLNEPSNLRFTGNAEFLLVVDNFITATAMEADVVLPASVPVETSGSYTACDRMVQKFTKVFEPKTGMENWQIICKLAEKLNIPLTFGSVDDITEQIKEANPAYQNVAPGTSWGKILFEKKFMTGNGKGKFSAASIEALPVNLEKKQYLFAENYFNMKIKSKLAE